CCGTTTCAAAGGTTTTCCATTGGTCGTAGCGCAAGTTGTCAATCACTACAAATAAAATAGGCTTGTCTTTTTTCTTAAGTTCCGGCAACACGAGCTCCTTGAATAAGGTATGCGATTGTATTGGTCGGTCGGCATCGGTAACACTTGCGACTTTTTTAGGCATCGGTGCAAACCAATCTTCGTAATTGCGTTCGATAAACTTACCAAACTGCGAGTTGGCTTCTACTTTTTGAGATTCTAAAATTTGAATCATCCCTTGATCATCAATGTTTTCTAACTCAAGTTCCCAAAAAATCAATTTTTTGTACAATTCTATCCAATCTTCAAAGGAATTCACCATCCCCATTTCCATCGCTATTTTGCGAAACTCTTTTTGATAATCGAGTGTTGTCTTTTGAGAAATCAATCGCGAATGATCTAAGTTTTTCTTCAAACTCAGTAAAATTTGGTTCGGATTTACGGGTTTGATTAAATAATCTGCAATTTTAGACCCAATCGCCTCCTCCATGATATACTCTTCCTCACTTTTCGTAATCATGATCATAGGAATTGCTGATTTTTTTTCCTTCATTTCTGAAAGTGTTTCCAATCCGCTCATTCCAGGCATGTTTTCATCCAAAAAAACGATGTCAAAATTGTTTTCTTCAAATATCGCAATTGCATCTAAGCCATTGTTACAGGTAGTAACCTCGTAGTTTTTCTTTTCTAGAAATAATATATGTGGTTTCAAAAGGTCAATTTCATCATCAACCCAAAGTATTTTTATCGCTTCCATAACTGTGTCAAATTTTGTTGAATAATAGGTAATCAAAGTGCCAAATTACATCATTTTGTCACTCCAATCTACTAATATTTTGATAAAATTTTAGGACATCTACTGGTAAACTAATCCATTTATTTTTTTTCTTTTTCTCATTGGGCGTGCCCCCAAGTTCCGTAAACTCCACTTGGGGCAGGCTGTGCGCTGTATCTTTGCTTTTTTAAAGAAAAAAAGCAAAGGATGCCGCTTCCATCCTTCACGCAAATCACATTTTGAAATGAAAAATTTCCATTACTAGTACTGAAATACAATATATCTATTCCTTTTTTAGTTAATTGTATTGTAAAAATAAAGATTTTGTGCCTAAACTTTAATAAAAAATTAGGACTACAAGCACGTTAATAGTACACTTTGTTTAGTAAATTGTAAGAACAAATAATTTTATTTTCAAAAACATTAAATATCACCCTAACTAATTGTTAATTAAAACAGTACTATCATGACCGAAGATTTTATAACAATCGACAAAGAAGCCATTGCTGCACTTAAATTCCCTAATACTGATGTTTTAGAGGATAATGACCAAATAAAAATGAGAATTAGCGAAGTCAACAGAGCGTTATCATTAGGAAACCTAGAACATTCTAAAATAAAAATATTTTTTGAAGATGTTGAATCAAAGAAAGTAGTTGATACCACGGTTTGGGCTGTAACGGACAAAAATATCATCTTGAAACAAGGAGTGATGATTCCTATTAACCGTATTCATAAACTATTTTAAAAACAAGAAGCTATGCGAAACAAAATTTTTAAAATCTAAAACAAGATGCTATCAATTTTGTTTCGCGTTTCAATCAATATGTAAAAAGTTGTTGTAGTGTAAATGATAGTTAATATGTACCTTTGATACTCATTTATGCCAACAAAATCCCTATGAATTCCTCCTTGTTTTACAGTCTTTTACAGAGAAAATTTCCATTTCAGCCCACTTACAAACAAGATGTCTTTTTTCAAAAAATAGCCATTTTTTTGACTGAAACAGAGAATAAGACCATTTTTGTACTCAAAGGATATGCAGGAACAGGAAAAACTACTGTGATATCAACCATTGTTAACAGCTTAATAGACATTAATAAAAAATATGTTCTACTTGCCCCAACAGGTCGTGCAGCTAAAGTAATTGCTAATTATTCTGACAAACCTGCTTTTACCATTCATAAAAAAATCTATTTCCCTAAAAAATCTTCTGGTGGTGGCGTATCTTTTACTTTACAGCCCAACAAACATAAAAACACCATTTTCATCGTCGATGAAGCCTCGATGATTTCGGATACGAATTCAGATTCTAAGTTGTATGAAAACGGCTCTTTATTAGATGACTTGATTTCATACGTTTACTCAGGTACGAATTGCAAAATGATTTTATTAGGAGATACGGCTCAGTTGCCTCCGGTGAATTTGGATATCAGCCCAGCGCTTGATATTCGAACACTTAGTATGAATTACGATAAAGAAGTTGAACATATTGAGCTAGACGAAGTAATGCGTCAAGAAGAAAATTCAGGAATTTTATTCAACGCCACAGAATTGCGCGAAGTACTCAAAGAATCTTTTATCACTGATTTTAAATTCGATCTCAAAAAATTCAAAGATATTGTGCGTTTGACAGACGGCTACGATATTCAAGACGCCATTAATTCTGCTTACAGTAATTATAGCATCGAAGATACCGCTTTTATTGTGCGCTCTAATAAAAGAGCTAATCAATACAACGAACAAATTCGAACTAAGATTCTGGACAAAGAAAGTGAGCTTTCTACTGGGGATTTTTTAATGGTGGTGAAGAACAATTATTTTTGGCTAAAGGATTCTGACCAGGCAGGTTTTATCGCCAATGGTGATATTATCGAAGTACTCGAAATTTTTAGCATCAAAGAGTTGTACAGCTTCAAATTTGCCAAAGTAAAAATCAGAATGGTGGATTATCCAGATCAAAAACCAATTGAAACTGTTTTGCTTTTGGACACCATCAAAAGCGAATCTCCTTCGCTTACGTACGAAGAATCAAACCGACTTTATCAAGAAGTTTTGAAGGATTACGAGGGCGAAACCAAATTCAAACAATTCCAAAAAGTAAAAGCGAATGAATATTTTAATGGCTTGCAGGTAAAATTCTCTTATGCCATTACTTGTCATAAATCACAAGGAGGGCAGTGGAATACGGTTTTTATAGAGCAACCTTATTTGCCAGATGGTATTAACCGTGATTACATTAGATGGTTGTATACAGCCATGACACGTGCCAAAAATAAATTGTACTTAATTGGTTTTAAGGATGATAGTTTTGTAGAGTAAATCAAACAAACATTTAAGTCATGAAAGGAAAATCAAAGAAAACTTTAATGATCTTATAAGACTTATATGGTTCAATAATTTTAAAATAGTTTAGTTATGAATGCTTTAAACGATTTACATAAGATTTCAGGCTCTTTTTCAAACACCGAGAAAATGCCAGTTTTGTTTCTTGGTCATGGCAGTCCCATGAATGCCATTGAAGAAAATCAGTTTGTAACAGGATTTCGGAATTTAGCCAAATCCTTACCACAACCGAACGCTATTTTGTGTATTTCGGCGCATTGGTATACCAACGGCACCAAGGTTACAGCAATGGAAATGCCGCGAACAATTCATGATTTTGGAGGTTTTCCGCAAGCGTTATTTGACGTGCAATATCCTGCAAAAGGTATTCCAGAATTAGCAGTAGAAACTAAACAATTATTGACGCCGATTTCGGTTGAACTCGACGAACATTGGGGATTAGACCACGGTGCTTGGAGTGTTATTAAACATTTATATCCGGATGCCAATGTTCCTGTAATTCAGCTAAGTATTGATTATACAAAACCTGCGCAATACCATTTTGATTTGGCACAAAAATTAAGTGCTTTACGTACGAAAGGAATTTTGATTGTAGGAAGCGGAAATATTGTTCACAATTTGAGATTAGTCGATTTTCCGAATTTAGATAAAGATAATTACGGCTATGATTGGGCAATTGAAGTTCGTGAAACTATCAATTCCTATTTGCTAGACGGAAATTTTCAACCACTCCTAGATTTTGAAAAACAAAGCCGAGCTTTTCAATTAGCGATTCCAACTCCAGAACATTATTTACCTTTGATTTATACTTTGGGTTTAAAAGGAAAACAAGAAGAACTCAGTTTGTTCAATGATAAGTTACTGGGAGGATCGTTGAGTATGACTTCGGTAAAAATAATGTAACATTGGTAAACCAAACCAATCAAAACCAACTCTAAAATAGCACGAAAATAATTTCATCCTTGGTTGCAATGATGTATTTTTGAACTCAAACTTTTTAAACTACATGAAGATAATAGCAGTTATTCCCGCACGTTACGCCTCTACACGATTTCCCGCTAAACTGATGCAAGATCTTGGAGGGAGAACCGTAATCCTAAGAACCTATCAAGCAGCCATAAACACGCAATTGTTTGATGATGTTTTTGTAGTGACTGATTCCGATTTGATTTATGAAGAAATTATTTCTAATGGTGGAAAAGCTATTAAGAGTGTAAAAGAACACGAATCTGGGAGCGATCGAATTGCCGAAGCAGTTGAAAATCTCGATGTTGATATTGTGATTAATGTGCAAGGTGATGAACCCTTTATTGATGCCGAACCCCTTGCCAAAGTCATTGAAGTTTTTAAAAACGATTTGGATAAAAAAGTAGATTTAGCTTCGTTAATGCGCGAAATTACTAATCAAGAAGATATCAATAATCCGAATAATGTTAAGGTTGTAGTGGATCAAAACGGATTTGCTTTGTACTTCTCCCGATCTGTAATTCCGTATCCGCGAGAACAAAATGTTGGTGTTCGATACATGCAGCATATTGGTATTTATGCTTTTAGAAAACAAGCTTTGTTGGATTTTTATAGTTTACCAATGCAATCTTTGGAAGCATCCGAAAAACTAGAGCAATTGCGCTATTTGGAGTTTGGCAAACGAATCAAAATGGTCGAGACCACACATGTAGGGATTGGAATTGATACGGCAGAAGATCTCGAAAAAGCACGAAAAATACTTTAAAATAAGGAGTTACTACGCTAATTTTTCAATTACAATGAGTTCGTTGTGAATTTCTATTCGGGGAATAGTTCTAATTTGAAATTGCGGATGGACAAAATCGGTAATATATTTTTTATTTCTATTATTCTGATCATCGTTCAAAATCATGGTATTAAATAGAATAAAACCTTTTGATTTAAGGAGGTAACAAAGTCTATTGGTAAAAAAAGTTTCAAATAAAAAATTAGGCATGGTCGTGTCTTGAAATATATCAATGATTATTAAATCGTATTTTTCTTTAGTTTTTAACACAAATTCAAAAGCGTCGTCGATTATAATTTCCAGATTTTCAACTTCATTCAATTTGAAATAGGTATTTGCAATATGAATAATTTCGGGATCTATCTCAACTCCAGTTAGTTTGCCTTTAAATTTTACATCGTCAACTAGTGTTTTAATAACGCTTCCTCCGGCAACACCTAGTAGTAAGATGCGTTCCATTTTTACTATTTTTTCAAAACCAATACTTTTCAATCCGAGTCTTAAAATACGTTGTAAACTACCATAAGAGTAGTTCGCATTTTTTGAATCTAAAACCAATTCTCCATTTGCCCAAGTAACTTCAATTAACTGGTTAATACTTGATTTTGTTTCAAAAATTTTAATTGGAAGTAAATAACTCAATATTTTTTTAATCATTACGAATGGTTTTAACCAAAAATAAGTTTTTTATCATTTATTTTGTCACAAAATCTAAGTAATGAAAAAAATAATATACCAATTCCTGTTTTTTAAACTTATGGGTTGGAAAATAGTAGGCGGAATAGATCCTAATTTAAGAAAGTGCGTGATGATGGTTATGCCACACACCAGCGCGCATGATTTTTACTTGGGCATTTTTACAAGAGGAATTACGGGACTTGAAATGAATTGGGTAGGCAAGAAAGAGTTGTTTCGTTTTCCACTCGGAATTTATTTTAGATATATGGGTGGGGAACCTTTGGATAGAAGTGGAGGGTTGAACAAAGTGGATTCAATAGCTGCCATATTTGATAAAAAAGATACTTTTAGATTGGCTGTGGCACCAGAAGGGACTCGTAAAAAGGTAAGTGAATTAAAAACGGGATTTTATTATATCGCTTTAAAAGCTAAAGTCCCTATTGTTCCTGTTTCGTTTGATTTTGGGAGAAAACAAGTTCATTTAGGACAACCGGTTAAGCCGTCTGGCAATATTGAGGAAGACTTAACAATACTGAAACAACACTACAAAGGAGTCTTGGGTAAAATACCCGAAAATGGAATTCAATTCTAAAATTAAAATTTAGAAATTGATACAAGATTGAATTATCACAAAAATAAATGCTTTTCTAGAGTTTCTAGAGAAGCATTTTTATTTTGGAGTATATTGTTTAAAGGTGCCGTTTTTATAAAAAATCATGATTGTTTCAATTTCTTCCTGGTTTGAATCAGTTGGGTCTTTTACTGGAAATGGAATTTCCGAAATTATGTTAGGAATAGGAGGTATAAAGTCAGTAAACAAATCGGCAGCGGGAATATTGTTTTTATCTTCGATACCAAAATTGGAACTGTTTTTATTTTTGATGACATTTAAGTTATTTGCATCAAATTCCTGTAATTTAGGAAAACTTCCTTTCCCGTTTAGAATCCAATATAAATCAACTTCGGGAAAAACATCTAAAATTTTCAAGATAAAATCCAAACTTGGTTTGTTTCTTCCAGATAGGAGGTGTGACAAGCTAGAACGTTGTACACCT
This portion of the Flavobacterium sp. CECT 9288 genome encodes:
- a CDS encoding ATP-dependent RecD-like DNA helicase → MNSSLFYSLLQRKFPFQPTYKQDVFFQKIAIFLTETENKTIFVLKGYAGTGKTTVISTIVNSLIDINKKYVLLAPTGRAAKVIANYSDKPAFTIHKKIYFPKKSSGGGVSFTLQPNKHKNTIFIVDEASMISDTNSDSKLYENGSLLDDLISYVYSGTNCKMILLGDTAQLPPVNLDISPALDIRTLSMNYDKEVEHIELDEVMRQEENSGILFNATELREVLKESFITDFKFDLKKFKDIVRLTDGYDIQDAINSAYSNYSIEDTAFIVRSNKRANQYNEQIRTKILDKESELSTGDFLMVVKNNYFWLKDSDQAGFIANGDIIEVLEIFSIKELYSFKFAKVKIRMVDYPDQKPIETVLLLDTIKSESPSLTYEESNRLYQEVLKDYEGETKFKQFQKVKANEYFNGLQVKFSYAITCHKSQGGQWNTVFIEQPYLPDGINRDYIRWLYTAMTRAKNKLYLIGFKDDSFVE
- the ygiD gene encoding 4,5-DOPA dioxygenase extradiol; this translates as MNALNDLHKISGSFSNTEKMPVLFLGHGSPMNAIEENQFVTGFRNLAKSLPQPNAILCISAHWYTNGTKVTAMEMPRTIHDFGGFPQALFDVQYPAKGIPELAVETKQLLTPISVELDEHWGLDHGAWSVIKHLYPDANVPVIQLSIDYTKPAQYHFDLAQKLSALRTKGILIVGSGNIVHNLRLVDFPNLDKDNYGYDWAIEVRETINSYLLDGNFQPLLDFEKQSRAFQLAIPTPEHYLPLIYTLGLKGKQEELSLFNDKLLGGSLSMTSVKIM
- the kdsB gene encoding 3-deoxy-manno-octulosonate cytidylyltransferase encodes the protein MKIIAVIPARYASTRFPAKLMQDLGGRTVILRTYQAAINTQLFDDVFVVTDSDLIYEEIISNGGKAIKSVKEHESGSDRIAEAVENLDVDIVINVQGDEPFIDAEPLAKVIEVFKNDLDKKVDLASLMREITNQEDINNPNNVKVVVDQNGFALYFSRSVIPYPREQNVGVRYMQHIGIYAFRKQALLDFYSLPMQSLEASEKLEQLRYLEFGKRIKMVETTHVGIGIDTAEDLEKARKIL
- a CDS encoding spermidine synthase, which codes for MIKKILSYLLPIKIFETKSSINQLIEVTWANGELVLDSKNANYSYGSLQRILRLGLKSIGFEKIVKMERILLLGVAGGSVIKTLVDDVKFKGKLTGVEIDPEIIHIANTYFKLNEVENLEIIIDDAFEFVLKTKEKYDLIIIDIFQDTTMPNFLFETFFTNRLCYLLKSKGFILFNTMILNDDQNNRNKKYITDFVHPQFQIRTIPRIEIHNELIVIEKLA
- a CDS encoding 1-acyl-sn-glycerol-3-phosphate acyltransferase; this translates as MKKIIYQFLFFKLMGWKIVGGIDPNLRKCVMMVMPHTSAHDFYLGIFTRGITGLEMNWVGKKELFRFPLGIYFRYMGGEPLDRSGGLNKVDSIAAIFDKKDTFRLAVAPEGTRKKVSELKTGFYYIALKAKVPIVPVSFDFGRKQVHLGQPVKPSGNIEEDLTILKQHYKGVLGKIPENGIQF
- a CDS encoding helix-turn-helix transcriptional regulator; its protein translation is MVNIEDFIKRLEIILDYYGLNASSFADKIGVQRSSLSHLLSGRNKPSLDFILKILDVFPEVDLYWILNGKGSFPKLQEFDANNLNVIKNKNSSNFGIEDKNNIPAADLFTDFIPPIPNIISEIPFPVKDPTDSNQEEIETIMIFYKNGTFKQYTPK